The proteins below are encoded in one region of Engraulis encrasicolus isolate BLACKSEA-1 chromosome 1, IST_EnEncr_1.0, whole genome shotgun sequence:
- the ppp1r27b gene encoding protein phosphatase 1 regulatory subunit 27b produces the protein MKYLNYNISKPVSYRKFASMTVAKKDWESMPDAAAVAATATAAVVPLKPVRNVHFPDAVLFHDFVKTGELERIGRFIRAKKATLDTIYHTGMAAIHEAVLSGNLACVKLLVELGADIHQRDEDGWTPLHMACSDGFPEIAKYLLSLGADINAKNEDGETPADMIDPDFSPELAKMFGVEGGD, from the exons ATGAAGTACCTCAACTACAATATCTCCAAGCCCGTCAGCTACCGCAAGTTCGCCTCCATGACCGTGGCGAAGAAGGATTGGGAGAGCATGCCCGACGCCGCTGCTGtggccgccaccgccaccgccgccgttGTGCCCCTCAAGCCGGTCCGCAACGTGCACTTCCCCGACGCCGTGCTCTTCCACGACTTCGTGAAGACGGGCGAGTTGGAGCGCATCGGCCGCTTCATCCGGGCCAAGAAGGCCACGCTGGACACCATCTACCACACAG GCATGGCCGCCATCCACGAGGCGGTGCTGAGCGGCAACCTGGCCTGCGTCAAGCTGCTGGTGGAGCTGGGGGCCGACATCCACCAGCGGGACGAGGACGGCTGGACGCCCCTCCACATGGCCTGCAGCGACGGCTTCCCCGAGATCGCAAA gtatcTGCTCTCTCTGGGCGCCGACATCAACGCCAAGAACGAGGACGGCGAAACGCCTGCTGACATGATCGACCCGGACTTCAGCCCGGAACTGGCCAAGATGTTCGGGGTAGAAGGCGGCGACTGA